The following proteins are encoded in a genomic region of Chitinophagales bacterium:
- a CDS encoding response regulator transcription factor — protein MTAPYPLTDREKEVLTYICKELSNREIAEQLSLSPRTVEGHRNHLLHKTSSKNTAGLVFLCTL, from the coding sequence GTGACGGCACCCTATCCGTTGACTGACCGGGAAAAGGAAGTGCTGACATACATCTGTAAAGAGTTGTCAAATCGTGAGATAGCTGAACAGTTATCCTTATCACCCCGTACGGTAGAGGGTCATCGGAATCACCTGCTTCACAAAACCAGCTCTAAAAATACGGCAGGCCTGGTTTTCCTTTGCACTCTGTAA